One segment of Kogia breviceps isolate mKogBre1 chromosome 14, mKogBre1 haplotype 1, whole genome shotgun sequence DNA contains the following:
- the RHBDF1 gene encoding inactive rhomboid protein 1 isoform X9 codes for MGEARRDSTSSLQRKKPPWLKLDIPAVVPPAAEESSFLQVGPGQRGLQVQPIQPPHWVPVAQPLRRQAFLRSVSMPAEPTCVPSPHQEPRRPGLQRQMSITQTIRSRQVRFGRVHTLPLLGAPAARRALTQRSSLSRSLLRGTADWFGVSKDSDSTQKWQRKSIRHCSQRYGKLKPQVIRELDLPSQDNVSLTSTETPPPLYVGPCQLGMQKIIDPLARGRAFRLADDAADGLSAPHTPVTPGAASLCSFSSSRSGFNRLPRRRKRESVAKMSFRAAAALVKGRSVRDGTLRRVQRRSFTPASFLEEDTADFPDELDTSFFAREGVLHEELSTYPDEVFESPSEAALKDWERAPEQADLTGGALDRSELERSHLMLPLERGWRKQKEGGAAAPQPKVRLRQEVVSAAGQRRGQRIAMPVRKFFAREKRPYGLGMVGRLTNRTYRKRIDSYVKRQIEDMDDHRPFFTYWLTFVHSLVTILAVCIYGVAPVGFSQHETVDSVLRNRGVYENVKYVQQENFWIGPSSEALIHLGAKFSPCMRQDPQVHSFIHAAREREKHSACCVRNDRSGCVQTSEEECSSTLAVWVKWPFHPSAPDLAGQERQFGSVCHQDPRVCDEPSSEDPHEWPDDITKWPICTKNSAGNHTNHPHMDCVITGRPCCIGTKGRCEITSREYCDFMRGYFHEEATLCSQVHCMDDVCGLLPFLNPEVPDQFYRLWLSLFLHAGILHCLVSVCFQMTVLRDLEKLAGWHRIAIIYLLSGVTGNLASAIFLPYRAEVGPAGSQFGILACLFVELFQSWQILARPWRAFFKLLAVVLFLFTFGLLPWIDNFAHISGFVSGLFLSFAFLPYISFGKFDLYRKRCQIIVFQVVFLGLLAGLVVLFYFYPVRCEWCEFLTCIPFTDKFCEKYELDAQLH; via the exons ATGGGTGAGGCCCGCAGGGACAGCACCAGCAGCCTGCAGCGCAAGAAGCCGCCGTGGCTGAAGCTGGATATCCCGGCTGTGGTGCCCCCGGCAGCAGAGGAGTCCAGTTTCCTGCAGGTAGGCCCTGGCCAGCGGGGGCTGCAGGTGCAGCCCATCCAGCCACCTCACTGGGTCCCCGTTGCCCAGCCCCTGAGACGCCAGGCGTTCCTGCGGAGCGTGAGCATGCCGGCCGAGCCCACCTGCGTCCCATCACCCCACCAGGAGCCCCGGCGGCCGGGGTTGCAGCGCCAGATGTCCATCACACAGACCATCCGCAG CCGACAGGTGCGCTTTGGGCGTGTCCACACTCTGCCCCTGTTGGGAGCCCCTGCTGCCCGCAGGGCCCTCACACAGCGCTCGTCTCTCTCTCGGTCCCTGCTCAG GGGCACTGCTGACTGGTTTGGAGTGAGCAAGGACAGTGACAGCACCCAGAAGTGGCAGCGTAAGAGCATTCGTCACTGCAGCCAGCGCTACGGGAAGCTGAAGCCCCAGGTCATCCGGGAGTTAGACCTGCCCAGCCAGGACAACGTGTCGCTGACCAGCACTGAGACGCCCCCTCCTCTGTACGTGGGGCCATGCCAGCTGGGCATGCAGAAG atCATAGACCCCCTGGCCCGGGGCCGGGCCTTTCGCTTGGCGGATGATGCCGCCGACGGCCTGAGTGCCCCGCACACGCCGGTCACGCCGGGTGCCGCCTCCCTCTGCTCCTTCTCCAGCTCCCGTTCGGGTTTCAACCGGCTCCCGCGGCGGCGCAAGCGCGAGTCGGTGGCCAAGATGAGCTTCCGGGCAGCCGCCGCGCTGGTGAAG GGCCGCTCGGTTAGGGATGGCACACTGCGCCGGGTCCAGCGCCGAAGCTTCACTCCTgccagcttcctggaggaggacaCGGCTGACTTCCCCGACGAGCTGGACACATCCTTCTTTGCCCGG GAAGGTGTCCTCCACGAGGAGCTGTCCACGTACCCAGATGAGGTGTTCGAGTCCCCATCGGAGGCAGCGCTTAAGGACTGGGAGAGAGCCCCAGAGCAGGCGGACCTCACGGGTGGGGCCCTGGACCGCAGCGAGCTGGAGCGCAGCCACCTGATGTT GCCCCTGGAACGTGGCTGGCGCAAGCAGAAGGAGGGTGGTGCAGCGGCCCCGCAGCCCAAGGTGCGGCTGCGGCAGGAGGTGGTGAGTGCCGCGGGTCAGCGGCGGGGCCAGCGCATCGCGATGCCGGTGCGCAAGTTCTTCGCCAGGGAGAAGCGGCCGTATGGGCTGGGCATGGTGGGCCGGCTAACCAACCGCACTTACCGCAAGCGAATCGACAGCTATGTCAAACGCCAGATTGAGGACATGGACGACCACAG GCCCTTCTTCACCTACTGGCTCACCTTCGTGCACTCGCTCGTCACCATTCTAGCCGTGTGCATCTATGGCGTGGCGCCCGTAGGCTTCTCACAGCACGAGACCGTAGACTCG GTGCTGCGCAACCGAGGGGTCTATGAGAATGTCAAGTACGTTCAGCAGGAGAACTTCTGGATCGGGCCCAGCTCG GAGGCTCTCATTCACCTGGGTGCCAAGTTCTCACCCTGCATGCGCCAGGATCCGCAGGTGCATAGTTTCATCCACGCTGCGCGTGAGCGTGAGAAGCACTCGGCCTGCTGTGTACGCAACGACCGGTCTGGCTGCGTGCAGACCTCGGAAGAGGAGTGCTCG TCCACGCTGGCAGTGTGGGTGAAGTGGCCTTTCCATCCCAGCGCCCCAGACCTTGCTGGCCAAGAGAGGCAGTTTGGCTCTGTCTGCCACCAGGACCCCAG GGTGTGTGATGAGCCTTCCTCCGAGGACCCCCATGAGTGGCCAGATGACATCACCAAGTGGCCG ATCTGCACCAAAAACAGCGCTGGGAACCACACCAACCACCCGCACATGGACTGTGTCATCACGGGCCGGCCCTGCTGCATTGGCACCAAGGGCAG GTGTGAGATCACCTCCCGGGAGTACTGTGACTTCATGAGGGGCTACTTCCACGAGGAGGCCACACTCTGCTCTCAG GTGCACTGCATGGACGACGTGTGTGGGCTCTTGCCCTTCCTCAACCCCGAGGTGCCTGACCAGTTCTACCGCCTGTGGCTGTCCCTATTCTTGCACGCTGG gatCCTGCACTGCCTGGTGTCTGTCTGCTTCCAGATGACTGTCCTGCGGGACCTGGAGAAGCTGGCAGGCTGGCACCGCATAGCCATCATCTACCTGCTGAGTGGCGTCACTGGTAACCTGGCCAGTGCCATTTTCCTGCCATACCGGGCAGAG GTGGGCCCCGCCGGCTCGCAGTTCGGCATCCTGGCCTGCCTCTTCGTGGAGCTCTTCCAGAGCTGGCAGATCCTGGCGCGGCCCTGGCGTGCCTTCTTCAAGCTGCTGGCTGTGGTGCTCTTCCTCTTCACCTTCGGGCTGCTGCCCTGGATCGACAACTTCGCCCACATCTCGGGCTTCGTCAGCGgcctcttcctctcctttgcCTTCTTGCCCTACATCAGCTTTGGCAAGTTTGACCTGTACCGCAAGCGCTGCCAGATCATCGTCTTTCAGGTGGTCTTCCTGGGCCTCCTGGCTGGCCTGGTGGTCCTCTTCTACTTCTACCCTGTGCGCTGTGAGTGGTGCGAGTTCCTCACCTGCATCCCCTTCACTGACAAGTTCTGTGAGAAGTACGAGCTGGACGCTCAGCTCCACTGA
- the RHBDF1 gene encoding inactive rhomboid protein 1 isoform X1: MGEARRDSTSSLQRKKPPWLKLDIPAVVPPAAEESSFLQVGPGQRGLQVQPIQPPHWVPVAQPLRRQAFLRSVSMPAEPTCVPSPHQEPRRPGLQRQMSITQTIRSRQVRFGRVHTLPLLGAPAARRALTQRSSLSRSLLRGTADWFGVSKDSDSTQKWQRKSIRHCSQRYGKLKPQVIRELDLPSQDNVSLTSTETPPPLYVGPCQLGMQKIIDPLARGRAFRLADDAADGLSAPHTPVTPGAASLCSFSSSRSGFNRLPRRRKRESVAKMSFRAAAALVKGRSVRDGTLRRVQRRSFTPASFLEEDTADFPDELDTSFFAREGVLHEELSTYPDEVFESPSEAALKDWERAPEQADLTGGALDRSELERSHLMLPLERGWRKQKEGGAAAPQPKVRLRQEVVSAAGQRRGQRIAMPVRKFFAREKRPYGLGMVGRLTNRTYRKRIDSYVKRQIEDMDDHRPFFTYWLTFVHSLVTILAVCIYGVAPVGFSQHETVDSVLRNRGVYENVKYVQQENFWIGPSSEALIHLGAKFSPCMRQDPQVHSFIHAAREREKHSACCVRNDRSGCVQTSEEECSSTLAVWVKWPFHPSAPDLAGQERQFGSVCHQDPRVCDEPSSEDPHEWPDDITKWPICTKNSAGNHTNHPHMDCVITGRPCCIGTKGRCEITSREYCDFMRGYFHEEATLCSQVGLRGEGPSPSPQPRRVLTGHSAQVHCMDDVCGLLPFLNPEVPDQFYRLWLSLFLHAGILHCLVSVCFQMTVLRDLEKLAGWHRIAIIYLLSGVTGNLASAIFLPYRAEVRLPPRVGPSYVHLLPSMNWFQHRVKFLQCPAWEQLHLAPVPIHSGRREVGRGDLLRPTSSQAPTPPQVGPAGSQFGILACLFVELFQSWQILARPWRAFFKLLAVVLFLFTFGLLPWIDNFAHISGFVSGLFLSFAFLPYISFGKFDLYRKRCQIIVFQVVFLGLLAGLVVLFYFYPVRCEWCEFLTCIPFTDKFCEKYELDAQLH, from the exons ATGGGTGAGGCCCGCAGGGACAGCACCAGCAGCCTGCAGCGCAAGAAGCCGCCGTGGCTGAAGCTGGATATCCCGGCTGTGGTGCCCCCGGCAGCAGAGGAGTCCAGTTTCCTGCAGGTAGGCCCTGGCCAGCGGGGGCTGCAGGTGCAGCCCATCCAGCCACCTCACTGGGTCCCCGTTGCCCAGCCCCTGAGACGCCAGGCGTTCCTGCGGAGCGTGAGCATGCCGGCCGAGCCCACCTGCGTCCCATCACCCCACCAGGAGCCCCGGCGGCCGGGGTTGCAGCGCCAGATGTCCATCACACAGACCATCCGCAG CCGACAGGTGCGCTTTGGGCGTGTCCACACTCTGCCCCTGTTGGGAGCCCCTGCTGCCCGCAGGGCCCTCACACAGCGCTCGTCTCTCTCTCGGTCCCTGCTCAG GGGCACTGCTGACTGGTTTGGAGTGAGCAAGGACAGTGACAGCACCCAGAAGTGGCAGCGTAAGAGCATTCGTCACTGCAGCCAGCGCTACGGGAAGCTGAAGCCCCAGGTCATCCGGGAGTTAGACCTGCCCAGCCAGGACAACGTGTCGCTGACCAGCACTGAGACGCCCCCTCCTCTGTACGTGGGGCCATGCCAGCTGGGCATGCAGAAG atCATAGACCCCCTGGCCCGGGGCCGGGCCTTTCGCTTGGCGGATGATGCCGCCGACGGCCTGAGTGCCCCGCACACGCCGGTCACGCCGGGTGCCGCCTCCCTCTGCTCCTTCTCCAGCTCCCGTTCGGGTTTCAACCGGCTCCCGCGGCGGCGCAAGCGCGAGTCGGTGGCCAAGATGAGCTTCCGGGCAGCCGCCGCGCTGGTGAAG GGCCGCTCGGTTAGGGATGGCACACTGCGCCGGGTCCAGCGCCGAAGCTTCACTCCTgccagcttcctggaggaggacaCGGCTGACTTCCCCGACGAGCTGGACACATCCTTCTTTGCCCGG GAAGGTGTCCTCCACGAGGAGCTGTCCACGTACCCAGATGAGGTGTTCGAGTCCCCATCGGAGGCAGCGCTTAAGGACTGGGAGAGAGCCCCAGAGCAGGCGGACCTCACGGGTGGGGCCCTGGACCGCAGCGAGCTGGAGCGCAGCCACCTGATGTT GCCCCTGGAACGTGGCTGGCGCAAGCAGAAGGAGGGTGGTGCAGCGGCCCCGCAGCCCAAGGTGCGGCTGCGGCAGGAGGTGGTGAGTGCCGCGGGTCAGCGGCGGGGCCAGCGCATCGCGATGCCGGTGCGCAAGTTCTTCGCCAGGGAGAAGCGGCCGTATGGGCTGGGCATGGTGGGCCGGCTAACCAACCGCACTTACCGCAAGCGAATCGACAGCTATGTCAAACGCCAGATTGAGGACATGGACGACCACAG GCCCTTCTTCACCTACTGGCTCACCTTCGTGCACTCGCTCGTCACCATTCTAGCCGTGTGCATCTATGGCGTGGCGCCCGTAGGCTTCTCACAGCACGAGACCGTAGACTCG GTGCTGCGCAACCGAGGGGTCTATGAGAATGTCAAGTACGTTCAGCAGGAGAACTTCTGGATCGGGCCCAGCTCG GAGGCTCTCATTCACCTGGGTGCCAAGTTCTCACCCTGCATGCGCCAGGATCCGCAGGTGCATAGTTTCATCCACGCTGCGCGTGAGCGTGAGAAGCACTCGGCCTGCTGTGTACGCAACGACCGGTCTGGCTGCGTGCAGACCTCGGAAGAGGAGTGCTCG TCCACGCTGGCAGTGTGGGTGAAGTGGCCTTTCCATCCCAGCGCCCCAGACCTTGCTGGCCAAGAGAGGCAGTTTGGCTCTGTCTGCCACCAGGACCCCAG GGTGTGTGATGAGCCTTCCTCCGAGGACCCCCATGAGTGGCCAGATGACATCACCAAGTGGCCG ATCTGCACCAAAAACAGCGCTGGGAACCACACCAACCACCCGCACATGGACTGTGTCATCACGGGCCGGCCCTGCTGCATTGGCACCAAGGGCAG GTGTGAGATCACCTCCCGGGAGTACTGTGACTTCATGAGGGGCTACTTCCACGAGGAGGCCACACTCTGCTCTCAGGTAGGCCTCCGGGGTGAGGGTCCCTCCCCGTCCCCGCAGCCACGGCGGGTGCTGACAGGCCACTCTGCACAGGTGCACTGCATGGACGACGTGTGTGGGCTCTTGCCCTTCCTCAACCCCGAGGTGCCTGACCAGTTCTACCGCCTGTGGCTGTCCCTATTCTTGCACGCTGG gatCCTGCACTGCCTGGTGTCTGTCTGCTTCCAGATGACTGTCCTGCGGGACCTGGAGAAGCTGGCAGGCTGGCACCGCATAGCCATCATCTACCTGCTGAGTGGCGTCACTGGTAACCTGGCCAGTGCCATTTTCCTGCCATACCGGGCAGAGGTAAGGCTGCCCCCCAGGGTGGGGCCCTCCTACGTGCACCTGCTACCCAGCATGAACTGGTTCCAGCACAGAGTCAAGTTCCTACAGTGCCCCGCCTGGGAGCAGCTCCACTTGGCTCCTGTCCCGATACACTCTGGGCGGAGGGAGGTGGGACGGGGTGACCTGCTCAGGCCCACCAGCTCACAGGCACCCACACCCCCCCAGGTGGGCCCCGCCGGCTCGCAGTTCGGCATCCTGGCCTGCCTCTTCGTGGAGCTCTTCCAGAGCTGGCAGATCCTGGCGCGGCCCTGGCGTGCCTTCTTCAAGCTGCTGGCTGTGGTGCTCTTCCTCTTCACCTTCGGGCTGCTGCCCTGGATCGACAACTTCGCCCACATCTCGGGCTTCGTCAGCGgcctcttcctctcctttgcCTTCTTGCCCTACATCAGCTTTGGCAAGTTTGACCTGTACCGCAAGCGCTGCCAGATCATCGTCTTTCAGGTGGTCTTCCTGGGCCTCCTGGCTGGCCTGGTGGTCCTCTTCTACTTCTACCCTGTGCGCTGTGAGTGGTGCGAGTTCCTCACCTGCATCCCCTTCACTGACAAGTTCTGTGAGAAGTACGAGCTGGACGCTCAGCTCCACTGA
- the RHBDF1 gene encoding inactive rhomboid protein 1 isoform X11 translates to MGEARRDSTSSLQRKKPPWLKLDIPAVVPPAAEESSFLQVGPGQRGLQVQPIQPPHWVPVAQPLRRQAFLRSVSMPAEPTCVPSPHQEPRRPGLQRQMSITQTIRRGTADWFGVSKDSDSTQKWQRKSIRHCSQRYGKLKPQVIRELDLPSQDNVSLTSTETPPPLYVGPCQLGMQKIIDPLARGRAFRLADDAADGLSAPHTPVTPGAASLCSFSSSRSGFNRLPRRRKRESVAKMSFRAAAALVKGRSVRDGTLRRVQRRSFTPASFLEEDTADFPDELDTSFFAREGVLHEELSTYPDEVFESPSEAALKDWERAPEQADLTGGALDRSELERSHLMLPLERGWRKQKEGGAAAPQPKVRLRQEVVSAAGQRRGQRIAMPVRKFFAREKRPYGLGMVGRLTNRTYRKRIDSYVKRQIEDMDDHRPFFTYWLTFVHSLVTILAVCIYGVAPVGFSQHETVDSVLRNRGVYENVKYVQQENFWIGPSSEALIHLGAKFSPCMRQDPQVHSFIHAAREREKHSACCVRNDRSGCVQTSEEECSSTLAVWVKWPFHPSAPDLAGQERQFGSVCHQDPRVCDEPSSEDPHEWPDDITKWPICTKNSAGNHTNHPHMDCVITGRPCCIGTKGRCEITSREYCDFMRGYFHEEATLCSQVHCMDDVCGLLPFLNPEVPDQFYRLWLSLFLHAGILHCLVSVCFQMTVLRDLEKLAGWHRIAIIYLLSGVTGNLASAIFLPYRAEVGPAGSQFGILACLFVELFQSWQILARPWRAFFKLLAVVLFLFTFGLLPWIDNFAHISGFVSGLFLSFAFLPYISFGKFDLYRKRCQIIVFQVVFLGLLAGLVVLFYFYPVRCEWCEFLTCIPFTDKFCEKYELDAQLH, encoded by the exons ATGGGTGAGGCCCGCAGGGACAGCACCAGCAGCCTGCAGCGCAAGAAGCCGCCGTGGCTGAAGCTGGATATCCCGGCTGTGGTGCCCCCGGCAGCAGAGGAGTCCAGTTTCCTGCAGGTAGGCCCTGGCCAGCGGGGGCTGCAGGTGCAGCCCATCCAGCCACCTCACTGGGTCCCCGTTGCCCAGCCCCTGAGACGCCAGGCGTTCCTGCGGAGCGTGAGCATGCCGGCCGAGCCCACCTGCGTCCCATCACCCCACCAGGAGCCCCGGCGGCCGGGGTTGCAGCGCCAGATGTCCATCACACAGACCATCCGCAG GGGCACTGCTGACTGGTTTGGAGTGAGCAAGGACAGTGACAGCACCCAGAAGTGGCAGCGTAAGAGCATTCGTCACTGCAGCCAGCGCTACGGGAAGCTGAAGCCCCAGGTCATCCGGGAGTTAGACCTGCCCAGCCAGGACAACGTGTCGCTGACCAGCACTGAGACGCCCCCTCCTCTGTACGTGGGGCCATGCCAGCTGGGCATGCAGAAG atCATAGACCCCCTGGCCCGGGGCCGGGCCTTTCGCTTGGCGGATGATGCCGCCGACGGCCTGAGTGCCCCGCACACGCCGGTCACGCCGGGTGCCGCCTCCCTCTGCTCCTTCTCCAGCTCCCGTTCGGGTTTCAACCGGCTCCCGCGGCGGCGCAAGCGCGAGTCGGTGGCCAAGATGAGCTTCCGGGCAGCCGCCGCGCTGGTGAAG GGCCGCTCGGTTAGGGATGGCACACTGCGCCGGGTCCAGCGCCGAAGCTTCACTCCTgccagcttcctggaggaggacaCGGCTGACTTCCCCGACGAGCTGGACACATCCTTCTTTGCCCGG GAAGGTGTCCTCCACGAGGAGCTGTCCACGTACCCAGATGAGGTGTTCGAGTCCCCATCGGAGGCAGCGCTTAAGGACTGGGAGAGAGCCCCAGAGCAGGCGGACCTCACGGGTGGGGCCCTGGACCGCAGCGAGCTGGAGCGCAGCCACCTGATGTT GCCCCTGGAACGTGGCTGGCGCAAGCAGAAGGAGGGTGGTGCAGCGGCCCCGCAGCCCAAGGTGCGGCTGCGGCAGGAGGTGGTGAGTGCCGCGGGTCAGCGGCGGGGCCAGCGCATCGCGATGCCGGTGCGCAAGTTCTTCGCCAGGGAGAAGCGGCCGTATGGGCTGGGCATGGTGGGCCGGCTAACCAACCGCACTTACCGCAAGCGAATCGACAGCTATGTCAAACGCCAGATTGAGGACATGGACGACCACAG GCCCTTCTTCACCTACTGGCTCACCTTCGTGCACTCGCTCGTCACCATTCTAGCCGTGTGCATCTATGGCGTGGCGCCCGTAGGCTTCTCACAGCACGAGACCGTAGACTCG GTGCTGCGCAACCGAGGGGTCTATGAGAATGTCAAGTACGTTCAGCAGGAGAACTTCTGGATCGGGCCCAGCTCG GAGGCTCTCATTCACCTGGGTGCCAAGTTCTCACCCTGCATGCGCCAGGATCCGCAGGTGCATAGTTTCATCCACGCTGCGCGTGAGCGTGAGAAGCACTCGGCCTGCTGTGTACGCAACGACCGGTCTGGCTGCGTGCAGACCTCGGAAGAGGAGTGCTCG TCCACGCTGGCAGTGTGGGTGAAGTGGCCTTTCCATCCCAGCGCCCCAGACCTTGCTGGCCAAGAGAGGCAGTTTGGCTCTGTCTGCCACCAGGACCCCAG GGTGTGTGATGAGCCTTCCTCCGAGGACCCCCATGAGTGGCCAGATGACATCACCAAGTGGCCG ATCTGCACCAAAAACAGCGCTGGGAACCACACCAACCACCCGCACATGGACTGTGTCATCACGGGCCGGCCCTGCTGCATTGGCACCAAGGGCAG GTGTGAGATCACCTCCCGGGAGTACTGTGACTTCATGAGGGGCTACTTCCACGAGGAGGCCACACTCTGCTCTCAG GTGCACTGCATGGACGACGTGTGTGGGCTCTTGCCCTTCCTCAACCCCGAGGTGCCTGACCAGTTCTACCGCCTGTGGCTGTCCCTATTCTTGCACGCTGG gatCCTGCACTGCCTGGTGTCTGTCTGCTTCCAGATGACTGTCCTGCGGGACCTGGAGAAGCTGGCAGGCTGGCACCGCATAGCCATCATCTACCTGCTGAGTGGCGTCACTGGTAACCTGGCCAGTGCCATTTTCCTGCCATACCGGGCAGAG GTGGGCCCCGCCGGCTCGCAGTTCGGCATCCTGGCCTGCCTCTTCGTGGAGCTCTTCCAGAGCTGGCAGATCCTGGCGCGGCCCTGGCGTGCCTTCTTCAAGCTGCTGGCTGTGGTGCTCTTCCTCTTCACCTTCGGGCTGCTGCCCTGGATCGACAACTTCGCCCACATCTCGGGCTTCGTCAGCGgcctcttcctctcctttgcCTTCTTGCCCTACATCAGCTTTGGCAAGTTTGACCTGTACCGCAAGCGCTGCCAGATCATCGTCTTTCAGGTGGTCTTCCTGGGCCTCCTGGCTGGCCTGGTGGTCCTCTTCTACTTCTACCCTGTGCGCTGTGAGTGGTGCGAGTTCCTCACCTGCATCCCCTTCACTGACAAGTTCTGTGAGAAGTACGAGCTGGACGCTCAGCTCCACTGA